From a region of the Tenggerimyces flavus genome:
- a CDS encoding LacI family DNA-binding transcriptional regulator has translation MDKQAAGSQSRASPRQLRRTTIDDIARAAGLAKATVSRALNGRDEVHPTTRERVLQTASELGYVPQAAAHALRTGRSRCLGLLLPSVQWPWLVDVLQGVADAVSDAGYTLLLFSTAKGEQTEREFVAKVLPSRPMDGLLLIVPPGLIPSIRDLAAHGLPVVVVDDRGHPAELPSVSSANHQGALLATRHLLGLGRRRIAVVAGPMDYGCCRDRLSGYREALDEASVAFDPSLVVDANFTMAGGRTAVASLVARDPTIDAVFAMNDLMAIGAMDVLGDRVPTEVSVVGFDDIAAAELTRPQLTTVHQPLYEMGQTAVSLALDAIEGGTTVQQNVMLPTRLVVRDSCGGQQGDQ, from the coding sequence ATGGACAAGCAGGCAGCTGGATCGCAGTCTCGCGCTTCGCCGAGGCAGTTACGCAGAACGACGATCGACGACATCGCTCGCGCGGCAGGCCTGGCGAAGGCCACGGTGTCGCGCGCGTTGAACGGACGCGACGAGGTGCATCCGACGACGCGAGAGCGCGTGCTGCAGACTGCTTCGGAGCTCGGGTACGTACCGCAGGCGGCCGCACATGCCTTGCGTACAGGGCGATCTCGTTGCCTAGGGCTCCTATTGCCGTCGGTCCAGTGGCCGTGGTTGGTCGACGTTCTGCAAGGCGTTGCCGATGCGGTGTCGGACGCCGGCTACACGTTGCTGTTGTTCTCGACGGCGAAGGGCGAGCAGACCGAGCGCGAGTTCGTCGCGAAGGTGCTGCCGTCGCGGCCGATGGATGGGTTGTTGCTGATCGTTCCGCCCGGTTTGATCCCATCGATCCGCGACCTCGCCGCGCACGGTTTGCCCGTTGTGGTCGTGGATGACCGCGGCCATCCGGCCGAGCTGCCGTCGGTGTCGAGCGCGAACCACCAGGGCGCGTTGTTGGCGACGCGGCATCTGCTCGGCCTCGGCCGGCGGCGGATCGCCGTGGTTGCGGGGCCGATGGACTACGGCTGCTGCCGTGACCGGCTCTCCGGCTATCGCGAGGCGTTGGACGAGGCTTCGGTCGCGTTCGACCCTTCGTTGGTCGTGGACGCGAACTTCACGATGGCGGGCGGACGTACTGCCGTCGCTTCTTTGGTCGCGCGCGATCCGACGATCGACGCGGTGTTCGCGATGAACGACCTGATGGCGATCGGCGCGATGGACGTGCTCGGCGACCGCGTTCCAACGGAGGTTTCGGTGGTCGGCTTCGACGACATCGCGGCCGCGGAGCTGACCCGGCCGCAGCTGACCACCGTGCACCAACCGCTTTACGAGATGGGCCAAACGGCCGTGTCGCTTGCCCTCGACGCGATCGAGGGCGGCACGACCGTCCAGCAGAACGTGATGCTGCCGACGCGACTCGTCGTGCGGGATTCATGCGGGGGACAGCAGGGAGATCAGTAG
- a CDS encoding ABC transporter permease, producing the protein MTAVADKQQEPAARVGGVRVWLGRHPLAGYALRRFGLYLVELWGALTVAFFFFRLIPGDPIQTLIQTLAQNYVYNAAASAEVIAHYKKEFGLDGNIFHQYLVYLQKVVIEQDFGPSLVNYPTPAQEVIFRALPWTIGLLGLSAILAWVFGLLAGALAGWRRGRPGADLMTNLSIALSHVPFYFLALILTFVFAYQLGWLPARGAYDARMDPSWNLEFVGSVLKFGLLPAVSIVVIGIFGWLLSTRMLMVPVLGEDYLTYAQAKGLRPRKVLTKYALRNCYLPQVTAFGISLGFIFNGNVLVEQLFNYPGIGQTLVLAIRILDFNTVMGVTALAIFGVLTANLILDLVLPSLDPRVKYWR; encoded by the coding sequence GTGACGGCGGTCGCTGACAAGCAGCAGGAGCCGGCGGCGCGGGTCGGTGGCGTACGAGTCTGGCTCGGACGCCACCCGCTCGCCGGCTACGCGCTGCGCCGGTTCGGCCTGTATCTGGTGGAGTTGTGGGGCGCGCTCACGGTCGCGTTCTTCTTCTTCCGCCTGATCCCGGGCGACCCGATCCAGACCCTGATCCAGACGCTCGCGCAGAACTACGTCTACAACGCGGCGGCGAGCGCCGAGGTGATCGCGCACTACAAGAAGGAGTTCGGGCTCGACGGCAACATCTTCCACCAGTACCTCGTGTACCTGCAGAAGGTCGTGATCGAGCAGGACTTCGGGCCGTCGCTGGTGAACTATCCGACGCCGGCACAGGAGGTGATCTTCCGCGCGCTGCCGTGGACGATCGGCCTGCTCGGGCTGTCGGCGATCCTGGCGTGGGTCTTCGGTCTGCTGGCCGGCGCGCTCGCCGGCTGGCGGCGCGGACGGCCGGGCGCAGACCTGATGACGAACCTGTCGATCGCGTTGTCGCACGTGCCGTTCTACTTCCTTGCGCTGATCCTCACGTTCGTCTTCGCCTACCAGCTGGGGTGGTTACCAGCCCGGGGTGCGTACGACGCACGGATGGATCCGAGCTGGAACCTGGAGTTCGTCGGCAGTGTGCTGAAGTTCGGCTTACTGCCCGCTGTCTCGATCGTCGTGATCGGCATCTTCGGATGGTTACTGTCGACGCGGATGCTGATGGTGCCGGTTCTCGGCGAGGACTATCTGACGTACGCACAGGCCAAGGGACTGCGGCCGCGCAAGGTGCTGACGAAGTACGCGCTGCGGAACTGCTACCTGCCGCAGGTGACGGCGTTCGGCATCTCGCTGGGCTTCATCTTCAACGGCAACGTGCTGGTGGAGCAGCTGTTCAACTATCCGGGGATCGGGCAGACACTCGTGCTGGCGATCAGGATCCTCGACTTCAACACGGTGATGGGCGTGACGGCACTCGCGATCTTCGGCGTGCTGACCGCGAACCTGATCCTCGACCTGGTGCTCCCGAGCCTTGACCCGCGGGTCAAGTACTGGCGCTGA
- a CDS encoding discoidin domain-containing protein, which produces MIRRLAGVLLAGALASTAFGATSTAGGHDISVWLTDVPNQLYLSKQAGLDWRNGKAPAAQTIHIDERRTYQSMIGFGASFTDSSAWLVGTRLDKAQRDKVMRELFSPRDGIGLSFVRQPMGASDFAVNGNYSYDDMPAGQTDPTLAHFSIDYDKPYIIPLLKQAERLNPKLTLMASPWSPPGWMKTTDSMIGGNLKPEAQQPLADYFSKFLKAYKREGVPVDFISVNNEPLYQPPGYPGLGMSAEQANVFIRDYLGPTLKKRGQLSSTKLLGYDHNWDVVTYPETLYADPQTSPYVYGTAWHCYGGDVRAQSMSHNSYPNKPAYHTECSGGEWEGDAAAGFRGGIGLVVNSTRDWAKGVVRWNMALDQNNGPTNGGCPTCRGIVTVAPDASGKWGYTKTVDYYALGHASKFVRVGAKRIASNTLGAENVQDVAFVNPDGSKVLIAYNAGTTARSFNVQFGSRWFTASLPAGGAATYTWSGSQRGAADASAIGSVDLFFRNADGSRPVVSYDTGLLAFNDEIRVGSSWVGSTLPGGASFGPSVPAVPLSRDGWTVSASASAADEPAARVLDGDQATRWSTGRGMEPGDWFQVDLGATKTVSEFTIDATGSGGDFPRGYELFASDDGVTWGQPIARGGGRTKLSVQFPAVSARYLRIVNQGSAGSWWSIHELSASAPGTGTAVASGSSRGLQERSATLSDGTKLLAIYNAGKKPATFDRQLGTSTWTYRLPASAVAIFTERATS; this is translated from the coding sequence ATGATCCGGCGACTTGCCGGCGTCCTGCTCGCAGGGGCGTTGGCATCCACGGCCTTCGGCGCGACGAGTACAGCTGGCGGCCACGACATCTCGGTCTGGCTGACCGACGTTCCGAACCAGCTCTATCTCAGCAAGCAAGCCGGCCTTGACTGGCGGAACGGCAAGGCACCCGCCGCGCAGACGATCCACATTGACGAGCGCCGTACCTACCAGAGCATGATCGGGTTCGGCGCCTCGTTCACCGACTCCTCTGCCTGGCTGGTCGGAACGCGGCTCGACAAGGCGCAGCGCGACAAGGTGATGCGCGAGCTGTTCAGTCCGCGCGACGGCATCGGGCTGTCGTTCGTCCGGCAACCGATGGGCGCGAGCGACTTCGCGGTCAACGGGAACTACTCCTACGACGACATGCCCGCCGGGCAGACCGATCCGACGTTGGCTCACTTCTCCATCGACTATGACAAGCCGTACATCATTCCCTTGCTGAAGCAGGCGGAACGGCTGAACCCGAAACTCACGCTGATGGCGTCGCCGTGGAGTCCGCCGGGGTGGATGAAGACGACGGACTCGATGATCGGCGGCAACCTGAAGCCGGAAGCCCAACAGCCGTTGGCGGACTACTTCTCGAAGTTCCTCAAGGCGTACAAGCGCGAGGGCGTGCCGGTCGACTTCATCTCGGTGAACAACGAGCCGCTCTACCAGCCGCCGGGCTACCCGGGCCTCGGGATGTCGGCGGAGCAGGCGAACGTGTTCATCCGCGACTACCTCGGCCCGACACTGAAGAAGCGCGGGCAGCTGTCGTCGACGAAGCTCCTCGGGTACGACCACAACTGGGACGTCGTGACGTACCCGGAGACTCTGTACGCCGACCCTCAGACCTCTCCGTATGTCTACGGCACCGCGTGGCACTGCTACGGCGGCGACGTGCGTGCGCAGTCGATGTCGCACAACAGCTACCCGAACAAGCCCGCGTACCACACCGAATGCTCCGGTGGAGAGTGGGAAGGCGACGCGGCAGCCGGTTTCCGCGGCGGCATCGGTCTGGTCGTGAACTCGACGCGCGACTGGGCGAAGGGCGTCGTACGTTGGAACATGGCGCTCGACCAGAACAACGGGCCGACGAACGGCGGTTGCCCGACCTGCCGCGGCATCGTCACGGTGGCGCCGGACGCTTCGGGCAAGTGGGGCTACACGAAGACGGTGGACTACTACGCGCTCGGGCACGCGAGCAAGTTCGTGCGCGTCGGGGCGAAGCGGATCGCGTCCAACACCTTGGGTGCCGAGAACGTGCAGGATGTGGCGTTCGTCAACCCGGACGGGTCGAAGGTGCTGATTGCCTACAACGCGGGAACGACGGCTCGGTCGTTCAACGTGCAGTTCGGGTCGCGCTGGTTCACCGCCTCCCTGCCCGCGGGCGGTGCGGCGACGTACACCTGGTCGGGCTCACAGCGCGGCGCTGCCGATGCTTCGGCGATCGGGTCGGTGGACCTGTTCTTCCGGAACGCCGACGGGTCGCGGCCGGTGGTGAGCTACGACACGGGGCTGTTGGCGTTCAACGACGAAATCCGCGTCGGCTCGTCGTGGGTCGGCTCGACGTTGCCCGGTGGCGCTTCGTTCGGGCCTTCCGTACCCGCCGTGCCGTTGTCGCGCGACGGCTGGACGGTGTCGGCCTCGGCATCGGCCGCCGATGAGCCGGCCGCGCGGGTGCTCGACGGCGACCAAGCGACGCGCTGGAGTACGGGGCGCGGGATGGAGCCGGGCGACTGGTTCCAGGTGGACCTGGGCGCGACGAAGACCGTGAGCGAGTTCACCATCGACGCCACCGGCAGCGGCGGCGACTTCCCTCGTGGGTATGAGCTCTTCGCGTCGGACGACGGGGTCACGTGGGGCCAACCGATAGCGCGTGGTGGAGGCCGGACGAAGTTGAGCGTCCAGTTCCCGGCGGTGTCGGCTCGGTACCTGCGGATCGTGAACCAGGGCAGCGCGGGGAGCTGGTGGTCGATCCACGAACTCTCCGCAAGCGCCCCCGGCACCGGCACAGCTGTTGCGAGCGGATCGTCACGTGGCTTGCAGGAGAGGTCGGCGACGCTATCAGATGGAACGAAGCTGCTGGCGATCTACAACGCAGGCAAGAAGCCAGCAACATTCGATCGACAACTGGGCACGTCGACCTGGACGTACAGACTGCCCGCATCAGCAGTAGCAATCTTCACCGAACGAGCAACAAGCTAA
- a CDS encoding DNA glycosylase AlkZ-like family protein, producing MIEKLRAWWGHRQGLDGSLAGASAAEVLARSGWARSGGGCAPYLTLFARAGIDREAVDKAVDGLEIHELPSVRGCVYVLSREHFALGLRVGDSAPLGDLAGAAKLGVSEKEIDELASAVVAALSAAGAPLDPKDLKTATGDLARGLGEQGRKRGLSSTMPLALGLLQAQGRIRRVPVNGRLDQQRFGYVPWSEEPSKLDKDEARTSLARLYFRWAGPASMKHFRWFSAFSAANAKQAVEPLGLESVEGTELLMLPEDKESFDAYVRPKQPSYALVAAIDGIHLLHRDLRRLVEPRPLLSGADPESFVIVDRGEIVGVWEYDFAARKIVYRAFVAEDTQLRKAIKATETYVRDQLGDARSYSLDSPESRQLRLEVLRAR from the coding sequence ATGATCGAGAAGCTGCGGGCCTGGTGGGGGCATCGGCAGGGCTTGGACGGTTCGCTCGCTGGTGCTTCGGCGGCCGAGGTGCTGGCGCGGTCGGGCTGGGCTCGGTCCGGGGGTGGGTGCGCTCCGTACCTCACGCTCTTCGCCCGGGCCGGCATCGACCGCGAGGCGGTGGACAAGGCCGTGGATGGCTTGGAGATCCACGAACTGCCGTCCGTACGCGGCTGTGTATACGTCCTGTCTCGGGAGCACTTCGCGCTCGGCCTGCGCGTCGGCGACAGCGCGCCGCTCGGCGACCTCGCTGGCGCTGCCAAGCTCGGCGTCAGCGAGAAGGAGATCGACGAGCTGGCCTCGGCGGTCGTTGCCGCGCTCTCGGCGGCCGGTGCGCCGCTCGATCCGAAGGACCTCAAGACCGCGACCGGGGACCTCGCGCGCGGTCTCGGCGAGCAGGGGCGCAAGCGCGGGTTGTCGTCGACGATGCCGCTCGCGCTCGGGCTGCTCCAAGCCCAGGGCCGGATCCGCCGCGTACCCGTCAACGGTCGGCTGGACCAGCAGCGCTTCGGCTACGTGCCCTGGTCGGAGGAGCCCTCGAAGCTGGACAAGGACGAGGCCAGAACCTCGCTTGCCCGGCTCTACTTTCGCTGGGCCGGGCCGGCGTCGATGAAGCACTTCCGCTGGTTCTCGGCGTTCAGCGCCGCGAACGCCAAGCAGGCCGTCGAACCACTCGGCCTGGAGTCGGTCGAGGGCACGGAGCTGTTGATGCTGCCGGAGGACAAGGAGTCGTTCGACGCGTACGTGCGCCCTAAGCAACCCAGCTACGCGCTGGTCGCGGCCATCGACGGCATCCACCTGCTGCACCGCGACCTGCGCCGGCTCGTCGAGCCTCGGCCGCTGCTCTCGGGGGCTGACCCGGAGTCGTTCGTCATCGTCGACCGCGGCGAGATCGTCGGCGTGTGGGAGTACGACTTCGCGGCTCGCAAGATCGTCTACCGGGCGTTCGTGGCGGAGGATACCCAGCTGCGGAAGGCGATCAAGGCCACTGAGACGTACGTCCGCGACCAGCTCGGCGACGCGCGCAGCTACAGCCTCGACTCACCGGAAAGCCGGCAGCTACGGCTCGAGGTGTTGCGTGCTCGCTAG
- a CDS encoding CPBP family intramembrane glutamic endopeptidase has translation MVVTRTATAGAARRLGTGLVVGGSALLAVAVGGLALSGNLAVRVSADAFVPPVLLPIVVLPVAVGLVLARLIPFRLAATDPLASLDRARIQRELWWLVGLAVAFPVLSTLLRVVGLPPDVRGVLKVVLFLVVPLIVFRPGPRVRVLRGPSEAVRWLAPIPAVVAFVYLNEFSPWTPAAPSADDLPDPVTLAVISLFTLLTASVLEEVFYRGWLQTRVETLLGRWPAIAVSSVLFAAMHVSSHVSGGAVGIGLATVVAVQGTFGVLQGYLWSRYRNLWVPIAIHVVINLIYVDFLADALRGGSG, from the coding sequence GTGGTAGTTACACGGACAGCGACGGCGGGGGCTGCGCGGAGGCTGGGAACGGGCCTCGTGGTCGGCGGTTCGGCGTTACTCGCTGTAGCCGTCGGCGGCCTCGCGTTGAGCGGAAACCTCGCCGTCCGGGTGTCGGCGGATGCGTTCGTTCCCCCGGTGTTGCTGCCGATCGTGGTCCTGCCCGTGGCGGTGGGCCTCGTGTTGGCGCGGCTCATCCCGTTCCGGCTGGCGGCGACCGATCCGCTCGCCTCGCTCGACCGGGCGCGGATCCAGCGTGAACTGTGGTGGCTGGTCGGTCTGGCGGTCGCCTTCCCCGTGCTGTCGACCTTGCTCCGCGTTGTCGGGCTTCCTCCGGACGTCCGTGGCGTGCTCAAGGTCGTGCTCTTCCTGGTGGTGCCTCTGATCGTCTTCCGTCCTGGTCCCAGGGTCCGCGTTCTTCGCGGGCCCTCGGAGGCGGTCCGTTGGCTCGCCCCGATCCCTGCGGTGGTGGCGTTCGTCTATCTGAACGAGTTCAGCCCCTGGACCCCGGCCGCGCCTTCGGCGGACGACCTGCCCGATCCTGTGACACTCGCGGTGATCTCGCTGTTCACGTTGTTGACGGCGAGTGTCCTGGAGGAGGTGTTCTATCGCGGCTGGCTCCAGACGCGCGTGGAGACGCTGCTCGGCCGGTGGCCTGCGATCGCTGTTTCTTCGGTGTTGTTCGCGGCGATGCATGTCTCGTCTCATGTGTCTGGTGGGGCTGTGGGGATCGGGCTGGCGACGGTCGTTGCTGTGCAGGGCACGTTTGGTGTTCTGCAGGGGTACTTGTGGAGTCGCTATCGCAACCTCTGGGTACCGATCGCGATCCATGTCGTGATCAACCTGATCTACGTCGACTTCCTTGCCGACGCCCTCCGTGGCGGGTCTGGGTGA
- a CDS encoding ABC transporter substrate-binding protein → MAESMGKRYEDVQDVLKHHMMNRRGALRAGLGFGAAVLFGGSALSACSSGDGGGGTYAGNTKKPAPDEGGGGAPIGKANIPTPRDKTVIIGQVDFQVFNSFNPMIPNGSQGGNGFDTMVREYMFYLNLPTGELIPWLATGYEYNADFTTLTFKFDPNAKWNDGEPLTSEDFKFSVLLRRDNPALLGGGGNAKDFIANIQTPDPQTAILELSKPNPRLHYDYICSIVASFDILPKHIWEKEDPTKFKDNPPVRTGPYMLDKAIPNQKMYVYKKNPNYWNKAKLDPAPEFVIFQSTATSQDAASQAFKRAEFDVGSLDEQHAKQLRSEGYEKLITTPFNDPCPRALWPNHDPARGIISDPRMHHVISYLTDRDKIGKSVWPVETPPAQYPWANYDGNQKWEIPAVADKYKLEFSPQKAEALLDEMGATKNAQGKRMWKGKPATIEVITPAPVDGAEYIIGQTVVTELKKVGIDANVRSYTGSVHSEKWERGEFDISSQWCCQMSQDPGQLYNYFQTRYAKKVGENAVGRNQVRLKDPELDTLSKQLDNLDPESAEAKPLLEKALDEYYQNLPVIPVIQTNYPAYYNTTFWEGWPTEDDLYNVPNNWWGQFMFVIGRLKPTGQK, encoded by the coding sequence ATGGCCGAGTCGATGGGCAAGCGGTACGAGGACGTGCAGGACGTCCTCAAACATCACATGATGAACCGGCGCGGGGCACTCCGCGCCGGACTTGGTTTTGGTGCGGCCGTGCTGTTCGGCGGTTCCGCGCTCAGCGCCTGTTCGAGTGGCGACGGCGGGGGCGGTACGTACGCCGGAAACACCAAGAAGCCCGCACCGGACGAAGGTGGCGGCGGTGCGCCGATCGGCAAGGCGAACATTCCGACACCACGCGACAAGACCGTCATCATCGGTCAGGTCGACTTCCAGGTGTTCAACAGCTTCAACCCGATGATTCCGAACGGAAGCCAGGGCGGTAACGGCTTCGACACCATGGTTCGGGAGTACATGTTCTATCTGAACCTCCCGACCGGCGAGCTCATCCCGTGGCTCGCGACCGGCTACGAGTACAACGCCGACTTCACCACGCTGACGTTCAAGTTCGACCCCAACGCCAAGTGGAACGACGGCGAGCCGCTCACGTCCGAGGACTTCAAGTTCTCCGTACTCCTGCGGCGCGACAACCCGGCACTGCTCGGCGGCGGCGGCAACGCCAAGGACTTCATCGCGAACATCCAGACCCCCGACCCGCAGACCGCCATCCTCGAGCTCAGCAAGCCGAACCCGCGGCTGCACTACGACTACATCTGCTCGATCGTCGCGAGCTTCGACATCCTCCCCAAGCACATCTGGGAGAAGGAAGACCCCACGAAGTTCAAGGACAACCCGCCTGTACGGACCGGCCCGTACATGCTGGACAAGGCGATCCCCAACCAGAAGATGTACGTCTACAAGAAGAACCCGAACTACTGGAACAAGGCCAAGCTCGACCCGGCACCGGAGTTCGTCATCTTCCAGTCGACCGCGACGTCGCAGGACGCCGCGAGCCAGGCGTTCAAGCGCGCGGAGTTCGACGTCGGCTCGCTCGACGAGCAGCACGCGAAGCAGCTGCGCAGCGAGGGTTACGAGAAGCTCATCACGACGCCGTTCAACGACCCGTGTCCGCGGGCGCTGTGGCCGAACCACGACCCCGCACGCGGCATCATCTCCGATCCGCGCATGCACCACGTGATCTCCTACCTCACCGACCGCGACAAGATCGGCAAGTCGGTCTGGCCGGTCGAGACGCCGCCGGCGCAGTACCCGTGGGCGAACTACGACGGCAACCAGAAGTGGGAGATCCCCGCGGTCGCGGACAAGTACAAGCTCGAGTTCTCGCCGCAGAAGGCCGAAGCGCTGCTCGACGAGATGGGCGCGACGAAGAACGCCCAGGGCAAGCGGATGTGGAAGGGCAAGCCCGCCACGATCGAGGTCATCACGCCGGCACCTGTCGACGGCGCGGAGTACATCATCGGCCAGACCGTCGTCACCGAGCTCAAGAAGGTCGGCATCGACGCGAACGTCCGCAGCTACACCGGCTCGGTGCACAGCGAGAAGTGGGAACGCGGCGAGTTCGACATCTCCTCCCAGTGGTGCTGCCAGATGTCGCAGGACCCGGGCCAGCTCTACAACTACTTCCAGACCAGGTACGCGAAGAAGGTCGGTGAGAACGCGGTCGGCCGCAACCAGGTCCGGCTCAAGGACCCCGAGCTCGACACGTTGTCCAAGCAGCTCGACAACCTCGACCCCGAGAGCGCCGAGGCGAAGCCGCTGCTGGAGAAGGCGCTGGACGAGTACTACCAGAACCTGCCGGTGATCCCGGTCATCCAGACCAACTACCCGGCGTACTACAACACCACGTTCTGGGAGGGCTGGCCCACCGAGGACGACCTGTACAACGTGCCCAACAACTGGTGGGGACAGTTCATGTTCGTCATTGGGAGGCTCAAGCCAACGGGGCAGAAGTGA